Proteins encoded within one genomic window of Manis pentadactyla isolate mManPen7 chromosome 4, mManPen7.hap1, whole genome shotgun sequence:
- the LOC130683609 gene encoding acidic leucine-rich nuclear phosphoprotein 32 family member B-like: MLAEKLPNLTHLNLSGNKLKDISTLEPLKKLECLKSLDLFNCEVTNLNDYRESVFKLLPQLTYLDGYDREDQEAPDSDAEVDSVDEEEEDEEGEDEEDEEDEDGEEEEFDDDEDEDEDEDVEGEEDEDEVSGEEEEFGHDGEVDEDEDDEDEDEDEEEEESGKGEKRKRETDDEGEDD, translated from the coding sequence ATGTTAGCAGAAAAACTTCCAAATCTCACACATCTAAACTTAAGTGGAAATAAACTGAAAGATATCAGCACCTTGGAACCTTTGAAAAAGTTGGAATGTCTGAAAAGCCTGGATCTGTTTAACTGTGAGGTTACTAACCTGAATGACTACCGAGAGAGTGTCTTCAAGCTCCTGCCCCAGCTGACCTACCTGGATGGCTACGACCGAGAGGATCAGGAAGCCCCTGACTCAGATGCTGAAGTGGATAGTGtggatgaagaagaggaagatgaagaaggagaaGATGAGGAGGACGAGGAGGATGAGGATGGTGAGGAGGAAGAGTTTGATGATGACGAGGATGAAGATGAAGACGAAGATGTAGAAGGAGAAGAGGATGAAGATGAAGTcagtggggaggaagaagaattTGGACATGATGGGGAAGTTGATGAAGATGAAGATGATGAGGATGAAGATGAggatgaagaggaggaagaaagcgGAAAGGgtgaaaagaggaagagagaaacagatgATGAAGGAGAAGATGattaa